The genomic segment TGATGGCACGTTTACCGTAAAGTCCTTTTTTTGCTTGTACCAGCACATCAGTATTTAAATCTGTAGCGTGAATTTCCCAGGTAACAGGCAACCCCCTGGTCATTTCTAGCATGATGATGGCTAAAGTGTAAGCTTCTTCTCCCGTGGAACAACCGGCAGACCAGATGCGCATTTTTTTAGGATTCTGGCCGTTTTTGCTTCTTAGAATTTCGGGGATTACTTCTTCAGCAAAACAACGTAATTGCTGATATTCACGAAAAAAGTAAGTCTCGTTGACAGTCAGGGCATTGAGAAGTTCCTGCAGCTCACGGCCAGAGGTATCAAACCGCATCCAGGCAAAATAGGCGCGGAAGCTATCCACGCCAATGGCACGCATGCGTGCTTCCACACGCTTTTCTACATAGTAAAGTTTCTTTTTATCAAAGTAAATACCAGTCTTACGGTAAATATAATCCCGTAATTTAATGAATTCTTCTATGGTCAATTCTACCCCTCCTCCATCAATATCGCGTGGAAAGCTTCCGGCGCGGAAAAAATAAGTTTTCGATTCATCTATATCTCCATCTTCTTCAATGCAACCTCAACCGCATATTCTAAAAAAGGGTCAGAAAAACGTTCTGCCGCTTTCCGAACTGTTTCCCGATCCTCGTCACACAACCCCATTTCACCCAGATATTCCACTGCCGTAGCTACCACGTTGATATTTTCATCCACTTCCACAACCCGTCGCAAAAGTTCCACGGCTTCCCTGGCCTTTAATTCCCCCAGAACATTCACAGCAAAAAGTCGCATATCTGGGTCAGGGTCCTGCAACAACTCCTTGACCACGCCCAGCGATGTATGTTGTAGCAACTGCAGTACCTCTATCGCTGAATTTCTCAGATAGGCATCCTCGCTGCGCAAAAGCTCAGTACACCACCTTACTACAGCTTCTGTCCCAATAGCAATAAGAGCACTCACAATGGCCTCCTGCACCGGGCGGCTTTCCTCTTCTACCAGTCTCGTTACCAGATACTCCACGACATCATCCTGGGGAAAGTTAGAAAGCTCCAAGGCTGCATAGCATCTCTCTTTCTCTTCCGGGTGAGTGGATAGAATATCCATGAACTTCTTGACCCGGCTTGCTTTCAATCTTTCTTCACCCCTTTAATGATTTGCTCGGCAATGCAATAAGACGGAACTATAACCTCAGCTCCACCCCTTATGTAAGCCTCTCTGGGCATACCCCAGACCACCGCCGTTTCTTCCGCTTCAGCAATAGTATAGCCGCCCTGCTTTCGTATTTTTACCATCATATCCGCTCCATCGTCACCCATTCCAGTAAGAAGCACTCCTATAATATTACGGGGAGACACTTTTTCTAAAACCGACTGCATGGTTACGTTAACTGAGGGAACATATAAAACATTTGCCGGCTGCCGGCTAAGTCTGGCCACCAGCCTACCACTAGCATTTTTTTCTATTTTTAAATGATAACCCCCTCTGGCCACCAAAACCTTTCCCGGAGTTAACTCGTCGCCGTCAGATGCCTCTTTGACAGCCATCTGGCAAGACTGGTCTAGACGCTGGGCAAAAGATGCCGTAAAGTTTTCCGGCATGTGCTGTACTACCAACACAACTGCCGGGAGATCCTTCGGTAGATAGGGCAAAATATCCATAAGGGTACGGGGACCACCGGTCGATACTCCAATGACTACTACTTTCAACGAATACTGCCTGGTACCAGAACTGAACCGGGAAGAAAGCGGTCGCTGGTTCAAAACGCGTACCCTTTCTAGTCGGCGCGGTCTTAACCTGGCCCGTGCCGCTGCTTTTACCTTCGCTATGATCTCTTCTTTAAGTTGTCTTATGCCAAGGGAAACCGTCCCTCCAGGTTTACCCACAAAGTCCACCGCACCTAACTCTAAAGCTTCCAGTGTAGTAAAGGCACCTTCCTGAGTGAGAGAAGAAACCATAATCACTGAACAGGGTGCCTTAAGAAGGATATACTGAAGAGCAGTAAGACCATCCATCCCAGGCATATTCACGTCCATGGTAACCACGTCAGGTCTTAGCTCCAGTGCCTTTGTCACTGCCTCCTCACCATTTCGAGCAGTACCCACTACCTCAATTTGGTAATCAGAAGAAAGCATTTCCTTAAGGATTCTTCTCATAAAAGCAGAATCGTCAGCTATTAGTACCCGTATCTTCTTCGAGTTCCACACTCTGCCCAAAATCCATCAGTTCCTCCTTTTCTTTAAACGATAGTACCTCCTTAACGTCCAGTACGATGATCAGCCGCTCACCTTCTTTGACTTTAGCTATTCCCCTAACAAAACGGCTGTCTACCGAATTGGTTAAAAGCTCCGGAGCTGATTCGATGACCTGACGGGAAACCTTTAGCACTTCCCGTACCGAGTCAACAACAAGGCCGGTTAATAGCCCATTTATCTCTACTACAACGATCCTTGTATACTCGTCTCTAGATTTTTCTTCCATCCCAAATCTTTTTCTGAGATCAATTATAGGAATTATGGTTCCACGGAGATTAATTACCCCTTCTACAAACTGCGGAGCTTTGGGAACGGCCACTATTTCCGGAACCCTGATAATCTCCCGAACATCAGCAATGCCGGCCGCAAATTCTTCTTCGCCCAGCTTGAAAATCACTAGCTGTTCTTCCTGCTCACTAGTACTGACCGCTTCTTCTGCACTCTCCAACACTTCACCCGCTTTTAGAAGGTCATTTAAGACAAGCAAACCCGCCGGATTAAGTATGTATACCAGTCGCTTACCTTCTGCTATTTTGCACACCCCACTTATTCCTTCGCCACTCCCGGTCCGCAGCAGAACCGGTACGGGATCAATAATTGCCTTAGGGATGCGGAGCACCTCCGTTACAGCATCGACTATAAGACCCACTGCAGCTTTCCTTTTTTGCTGATCGTAAAGGTTCACCACTACTATGCGTGTTCGTTCATTCATTTCATTATCTCCCAGTTGAAAAAGGGTTCGTAAACTGACCACCGGTAGAACCTGGTTCCGCAAAGCTACAATTCCGACAAGATAAGGGGGAGCATCAGGTACCCGGTTGATAGTCTCCGGTAGGTGGACAATTTCCTGCACCATTCCTACATCAATTCCATATTCTTCCCCTCCGAGTCGAAAGGTAACTAGTTGGACTTTTTCTTCCTCTTTTTCTTCCTCTTTTTTTTGTTCCTCTGATCGGACAAACTCCTGAGATTCAACAGCATCCATAACCTGGTCCTTGCTTTCTCCGATCTTCATAAAATGGTCCACATCTATTATCATCATCAGGCGCTCGCCTCCTGCCAGCCTGGCTATGCCCCTGAGAAACTCTGCCCTGGCTTCTCCTTCCTTGACCTCTTCAATTTCGTCAGCTACTATGTTTACAACCTCAGATACTCTGTCCACAATAAAACCCAATCGCTTGTAACCGTCATCCAGGACTATAACTCTACTGGTTTCGCTTAAGGGTTTCTTTTCCAAACCAAGCTTGACACTAGTATTCACTACGGTAAGTATATTTCCTCGCAGGTTAGCAAGCCCCTCCAGATAAGGTGGTGTCCGGGGAATCTTTACCATCCCCGGAACCCGAATTATCTCCTGAACATATTCTATTTCTACACCATAAGCTTCACTACCTACATAAAAGACAACATATTGCCCACTAGCTCTTTTGTGATGTTGCACAAACCATCACCCCCTAAAGCTGCTGCAACTCGTCTGCCAGCGCAGCTATTTCTTCAATAGCTCCGGAGAGTTCTTCCATTCCCTGAGCCTGCTGCCTGCTGGCATTTGCTGCCTGTTCGGAGGCTGAGGCTGCTTCCTGAGCTGTCTGGGCAATTTGCTCTACGCTCTTTCTAACCTGTTCGGCAGCAATTGCCACCTCTGCCGCATTCTCCATTAATCCCCTGGTACTGTCTAAAGC from the Anoxybacter fermentans genome contains:
- a CDS encoding HEAT repeat domain-containing protein; this translates as MDILSTHPEEKERCYAALELSNFPQDDVVEYLVTRLVEEESRPVQEAIVSALIAIGTEAVVRWCTELLRSEDAYLRNSAIEVLQLLQHTSLGVVKELLQDPDPDMRLFAVNVLGELKAREAVELLRRVVEVDENINVVATAVEYLGEMGLCDEDRETVRKAAERFSDPFLEYAVEVALKKMEI
- a CDS encoding chemotaxis protein CheW; this encodes MQHHKRASGQYVVFYVGSEAYGVEIEYVQEIIRVPGMVKIPRTPPYLEGLANLRGNILTVVNTSVKLGLEKKPLSETSRVIVLDDGYKRLGFIVDRVSEVVNIVADEIEEVKEGEARAEFLRGIARLAGGERLMMIIDVDHFMKIGESKDQVMDAVESQEFVRSEEQKKEEEKEEEKVQLVTFRLGGEEYGIDVGMVQEIVHLPETINRVPDAPPYLVGIVALRNQVLPVVSLRTLFQLGDNEMNERTRIVVVNLYDQQKRKAAVGLIVDAVTEVLRIPKAIIDPVPVLLRTGSGEGISGVCKIAEGKRLVYILNPAGLLVLNDLLKAGEVLESAEEAVSTSEQEEQLVIFKLGEEEFAAGIADVREIIRVPEIVAVPKAPQFVEGVINLRGTIIPIIDLRKRFGMEEKSRDEYTRIVVVEINGLLTGLVVDSVREVLKVSRQVIESAPELLTNSVDSRFVRGIAKVKEGERLIIVLDVKEVLSFKEKEELMDFGQSVELEEDTGTNS
- a CDS encoding protein-glutamate methylesterase/protein-glutamine glutaminase — translated: MRRILKEMLSSDYQIEVVGTARNGEEAVTKALELRPDVVTMDVNMPGMDGLTALQYILLKAPCSVIMVSSLTQEGAFTTLEALELGAVDFVGKPGGTVSLGIRQLKEEIIAKVKAAARARLRPRRLERVRVLNQRPLSSRFSSGTRQYSLKVVVIGVSTGGPRTLMDILPYLPKDLPAVVLVVQHMPENFTASFAQRLDQSCQMAVKEASDGDELTPGKVLVARGGYHLKIEKNASGRLVARLSRQPANVLYVPSVNVTMQSVLEKVSPRNIIGVLLTGMGDDGADMMVKIRKQGGYTIAEAEETAVVWGMPREAYIRGGAEVIVPSYCIAEQIIKGVKKD
- a CDS encoding CheR family methyltransferase — its product is MTIEEFIKLRDYIYRKTGIYFDKKKLYYVEKRVEARMRAIGVDSFRAYFAWMRFDTSGRELQELLNALTVNETYFFREYQQLRCFAEEVIPEILRSKNGQNPKKMRIWSAGCSTGEEAYTLAIIMLEMTRGLPVTWEIHATDLNTDVLVQAKKGLYGKRAIKDVPEVYLARYFNRVGEHFEVCSELRRRIFFYQLNLLDRENMRKMADFDVIFCRNVLIYFDDASRREVALYFYEALRKGGFIFLGHSESMSRITPIFRLRKFKNAIIYQK